The DNA sequence TCTCCCCCTGCATTAATGCTGATATTACCACTGGTGTTGGGTAAAGCGGTGCTAATAGCAAGGGGTATATCGTTAATATTGCCATCTCCTTCGATATTGACATAACCTAAAGCATTGACGGTGAAAGAAATAGGAGTGGAGGAATTGCTATCTACTTGAGTGGGTAGGATTATATCGATGTTATTTCCTTCTAAGATGGTGTTTTGAAACAAGAAGGCATTGGCAATGACGTTGGGGTTAGCGCTGGAAGTGGAGAAAAGTTGATTACCCAAGGTGCGAATACTCACAGCAGAGTCTGGTAAACCATTTAAGTTGATATTGAGAAATGTATTTAAAGCTCTGCTTTGTAAGTTATTTAATCCAATATTACCACCGATGCGATCGCTTCCTATACCATCTCCATAATTAAGATTATTGGTTGCTCTTACATTTAGGTTAACAGGTGTTTCTGAAGAATCGATGGAGGAATTAAAAGCAATATTATCCCCTGTAATAGTAGTGTTTCTGGTTAATATTACTGGATCATTATAAGTTTGATTACCTGTTGTAGTGATGAAAGATGTATCAATTTGAGTAACACCATTGCTATCAGTAAGAAGACTTTGAGCTTGAATAGCTGTATTAAGAATATTCGTGTTAGCAATTCTTAAATCTAAATCCCCCAAAAGATTAATGCTTCCCAAATCATTAGATAAAGTTAAGTCATTAATATCTGTGAGAATAACGTTATTGCCACTGCGTAAATTAACCGTCTGAAAGTCGTTATTAACTGAATCGAAAATAATATCATTATTGTTAGGATTAAGCGCAGTTAAACCACTAACATTTATCCCTCCACTATCACTTAAATTACCATTGGTGTTTAAAGTTAAATTACCACTAACTAAAGAATTACCAACATTTAAAGTGTTAACATCTCTGATACTGACATTATTTCCTTGCTCAATACTTACCGCCCCGACAAAATTATTATTCTGATTGAGGGTAATATCACCTTGAGAAGTAGCATTGAGTAAAGTATTACCAGCAACGTTAATGGCATCAGTTTGAATGATAGCGGGGAGAGTTGCAGTTACGGGAACAACTTCAGGGGCAGTGGTTGTTATACTCAAATTATTACCAAAATTCCCCGCTAAATTAATAACTTGCCCTCCTGTTATGGGTGAATCATTAAAAGCAAGGTTTCCTGTGGGAAATTCGCTAATTACCGTTAAATTACCTGTAATGTCTGTACTTATTTCTGCATTTAGCAACAATTCAGAAACATTAACAATTCCTAATTGACGAATAAAAATATTTCCATCTCCATCAATATCGACTATATTTCTTGCTTCACTATTAATGATGTTATCTGCATTGGTTAAATTATCCAAAGATGGGTTAATAATGGTTTCCCCTGCTACCTGCACTTTCCCTGTGAGAGTTTGGGTTACTTCTCCTGCGGAGTTAAGGGTAAAGTTACCACCAATTAAAACTTCATCTAAAACTGTGCCACTAGGATTAAAGTTATTTATATTGACATCAGCTAAATTGGGATCGCTGGTAGTAATACTGGTATTACCTGAAACACTGATACTGCTTTCCGATATTTGGGTTAGGGTATTACCTATTAAAATATCAAGATTTCCACTGATGATTTGATTAGAGAGGATTAAATCATTAACATCAATTACCGTAAGATTATTGGCAATACTGGTTTCTAAAACGTTAAAGTCATTTTCCGTACCTATTAAGGAAATATTCGCAGGAATGGAAAATTCCCCTGAAGGTATAATTGCCCCAATAGTAGAGAATCCTTGGGCAGTAATTTGAGATTGACTATCTTGTAAAATATCTCCATTAGAGAGGAGTTGAAGATTATTTGCTGATTGAATGAAACTGGCTTCCTTGATGTCGATTCCCTGATTGTCGTTATTAGGAATATTGGTATTTCCTAGAATATTAATTGAACCTGTAGCGTTAGTTGTGATGTTAGTAGTTTGTCCTGAAGGGGTTAAAGATGAACCAATACTAACACCATCTCTACTATTGGAATTTCCTACGAGGTTAATATCTCCATTTCCATTTGTGGTAATTAGTGTATTTTCTGAACCACCTATTTCTAATCCAAATCCTACTCCATTGTTAGCTGCGCCTTCTAGGGTGACGAAACCATTGCCTAAAGTGGTAATTTCGCCGTAGGTGACTTTAACGCCACTATCTCCATTTAAGCCTGTGCCACCGTTACCGATGAGATTAATATTACCATTTTCAGTTTTGATAACTCCCCCTGCTGAAAGAATACCGATATTGTTACTATTTCCGTCAACATCTACAGCACTACCATCGCCTCCGATACCTTGTATGTCAATAACACCATCTCCCCTAGTGTTAATTATTACCGTATTGACTCCCCCAATAGAAACGCCTACATTATTAACGGCAGTAGAAGAAGATAAGCCTTCTCCTTTGATGGATATATTTCCCCCTTCTGCATTGAGGTTTCCTTTTATATCAACACCGTTGTTAAAGGTTTCCGTTGAGGTAGTATTTTCGGGAAATAATAAGTCTGGTGTGCCTACAGCAAAGCCATTTAAAGGGTCTGAACCTCCCCCCAGTACTATATTTCCGCCATTGGTATTAATGGATGAACCTTCTAAAAGTGCGATCGCACCTCCTGTTTCTCCTGTGAGATTGGAATTAAAGACGACATTGAGGGAATCTGTGGAAAGGGTATCTTGATTCTCAATAACACCACCGAAACGAATATTCCTATTAGCTTCAAGGGTAAGAGTTTTGACTATGCCGCTATCTGTGCCAATTCCTGCATAATTAAGAATGGCATCACTATTCCAAATAATATTTCCTGCTTCTTGCCCTTCACTTTGAGTAGAAACTGTGACACTACCAATTTGTAAACCATCTTGAATTAAGCCAACGGGTAAAACGGCACTATCGCCTGTGGGTTCAAAAGGACTAAAAATATTAATATTAACTGGTTCACCTTCGGCTACAATCTCAATATTAGAAGGGTCAATTAACCATTCTCCCGGTTGCCCGACAATAGCTTCTGTATCTGGGATAGTCGTTATCTGAAAAGAATTAACCCCACTGGTTTCAACAAATCCCCCATCACCGCCAAGCTCTCCCCCTCTGGCTTTCAACTCCCCGTGAATACTAGCATGATTATCAGCAAAAGCAATTATTTCTCCTCCATTGCCTTTAAGGGTAGCAGAAGCAGAAACCTGAGAATCAGGACTAATATAGGTAATTTCAGCATTGGGAATAGTGCCTTGACCTTTTTTTTCTCCTCCAATTAATACTTTTCCACCGCCATTATTGCCGTCTGCGGTAATTTCCCCTTGGATAACTCCCACTTTATCCCCTAAGATGGTGATTTCTCCCCCCAAATTTTGAGAAGTTGTGCTGATTTCCCCTGAAGCAACGGCATAACCACTTAAATTACTATCTGCACCATCTGAGATGGTAGCATTTCCCACTTGTACTTGATTATTATTAACAGTTACATCACTAATTTCCAAACCCGTATTTTTTGCCCCTGTGAGCAAAGTCGGTAAATCTTGAGGGGTGAAACCCAATACATTTCCTTGCTCATCTTTAGGTATATCAATCTCTAAGCTCAATAAACTACCCTCTGGGGTTATTTTTATCCTAGATGTTCCCTGCACTGCTTGTATATTGATTTTACCTTGGGGAGTTTCGATAATTCCTGTATTGATAACATTGCCACCGATAAGATTGAGATTTTGTCCTTTTGCTAGGGTTAAATCCCCTGAGTTGACGATGCTTCCGGGTTTATCTGTGTTGAAAATAAAACTGTTGGGATTGCCTATTAAGTTTTGATAGTCGTTGTTACCAATAGCATTAAATATACCGTTACCAAAACCTATACCTGTGGCAGTAGTGGCGGTGAAGTCGGCAGGAACATTTAAACTGGCATTCTGCCCAAAGACAATCCCCGCAGGATTCATGATGAAAAGATTAGAGTTGCCCCCAGTGACTTCTATTAGCCCTTGTATATAAGAAGGGTTGCCCCCAGTGACTCTGGTTAAGATATTTTGGATGTTAGGATTAGTGAGAAATGTGGCTATTTGTTGAGGAGTTAAGCCAAATTCCTGAAAACTGTGAAAAAGGTTTTTTCCATCTCTGGATAGGGTTTGTCCATCAATTAAAATGCGATCGCCTTCTTTGGTTACAATAGTGGCAGTGCTACCATCAATAATAATTTCTTGAGCTTGGACTGGTATAAACTCAAGACCAAAAATGGATAAAGTGGTGAGTAAGAGGCTAATTTTTCTTAACATCAAAAACGACCTATGCGAGGAATGGAAATGAAACAATTATAATTTAATTATTCTTACTTCAGTTCGTCAATTATTTAGGCTTTTTTTACTTTTTCTTAACAATGATTATTTCTTTTCCCCATAATGCAATTAAAATCTTGTTAATATTTTATTCACTTCTTAAGATTTATTAAGCTCTAAATTCTCAGTTTTATTAAACAGTATGATTACTGGATTTTTTAAGAAAGAATACATAATTTTTGTTACTGATGATTTTTAAAAATAAATTTTTACTCATAAATACTTTAATCTTATTAATATCTAGCATTTTTCCTAATCATTGTTTATCTCAAGAAACCACAAATAACAATATAAATCAACCTATAAATTCGGAAACTAACCTTAAAGTTATCACCAATCATTTCCCCCCTTTAGTGATCATAGATAAGCAAAAATATACGGGTTTTAGTATGGAATTGTGGGATGCGATCGCATCTGAATTAAATATTAACTACACTATAAAGGAAAAAAATAATGTACAAGAATTAATTGATGGGGTTATAGCAGGAGAAGCAGACGTTGCCATAGCAGGTATATCGATGACATCTGAGAGGGAAAAAATAATCGACTTTTCCCATCCTATTTTTGAGTCAGGTTTAAAGATTTTGGTCTCTGGAAAACAAGCCTCTCCTTTTGTGGTTTTTTTACGTTCTTTTTTCTCTCCAATACTGTGGAATACCATTGGTTTTTTAATCATAGTTACCATAATTTGTGCCCATTTAATGTGGTTTTTAGAAAGGAAAAAAAATCCAGAAATGTTCCCTCAAAAATATTTAAAAGGTATTTGGGAATCTTTTTGGTGGTCTATAGTAACCTTAGTAACAGTAGGATATGGAGATAAAACCCCTATCACTTTCGGAGGAAGATTATTAGCAACCCTATGGATGTTTACAGGAATCTTGCTCATTTCTTACTTTACTGCTTCCGTATCCTCAGATCTTACACTACACAGAATACAAGCAAATATACATACTTATCATGATTTACGAGACAAAAAAGTTGGGACTCTAGCCAATACTACCTCAGCTAATTTTCTACAGATGATTGGAGCTCAAGTTATTACTTATGATGATATTCATAAGGCTTATTCAGCTTTGAAAAATCAAGAAATTAGAGCAATTGTTTATGATGCTCCTGTTTTAATGTACTATGCAAAACAAGACACAAAATATAATCTACAGGTTGTAGGGAATGTTTTTGATCCTCAAGACTATGCCATTGTTTTAAAATTAAATAGCATTTATCGCCAACCGATTAACGAAGCAATTTTGACCTTAAAAGAAAATGGTACTTATAATGAAATTTATCAAAAATGGTTTGGAAATTAATAGCTCTATTACTTAAGGCAAAGTTAAAAGGGCAAAGGGCAAGAGTGTTTAATTAATAACTCCTAACTCCTAACCCCGAACTCTGAACTCGTCTTCCCTAACCTCCAAGATTTTCCCCATTACTCTTTACTCTTTAATTATGGGAAAGAGATAAAATTTTTTCCAAGATAGATATTAAAAGTTTCCGTGATTTCTCCAGACCTTTTTAAGGATATTTGAGTTATTTTATTCCATTGGTTAAAAAATTGACTATATTTTGTTCCATTTTCTTGATTTTCCGCAAATCTTTCTGATGTAATATAAATACCGTTTTTGCCGATTAATTCTTTTTTTGTCGGATGCCAATAGTCAAAACCTCGACTATCATTACTAAAACAGGTTACAGGAGTATTGGTTAAAGGTGCGATCGCCATTCCAATATAACCACCTAAATAGTATTGATTGGTAAAGATAAAGTTTGCTTCTTTTAAGGCTTGATTAAATTGAGGAGAATCTGCCAATAATTTTCTTAATTGTACAATATCAATTAATTCTGTAGAAGGGTCATTTTGAGGGGAAATAATACCGTTGAAAAAAGTATTTTGATTCGGTTTTTGCAGTAATCCAATTTGAAAATGCAATAATCCAATAATAAAAATAGTAACAGTAAACAGAAAAGATAAATAAAACCAACGATAAATGAATTTACGCCTATATTTATACCATTTTGAGGTATAGTCGCCTAAAATCAAGGTTAATCCCCAAAAACCCGGCATAGACCATGTTGGTAATATTTGTGTTACCGCTCCTAAAACAGTAAAACCAACAGTTAAAGGTAAAGATACCCAGAGAATTAGTCGATAAGGATAGTGACAGGGTTTAATTAACTCTTGATAACTACTTTTTCCACTAACCCACCACAAAGGAAAACCAAAACTAGGAAATAGATAACCAATAGTAGCTAAGGCAGTAACTAGAATATTAAGCAGATTAATGGAGAAAGGAGTAGGGTTTTCTGACTGAAAGCGCCCAGATAGTTGAAAAGCAAAAGAGGCCCAATCGTGTTGCCAATTCCAATATATAAGGGGAAACAGGGTAAGTATAAAACAAATAATCCCCAATAATAGCCAACCTGAAGTAAAAACCCGTCTATAGGGGGAATTAAAAAGGCAAAACCCGATTAATCCTAAACCAAGAATAAAGCCGTGATATTTACTCAAACAAGCTAAACCAATACAAATGCAGATAATAACTAAACGAAAACTAGGTTGATATTTTTCTTGGGGAGAATGGAAAAAAAATTCTTCACTGGCATAGTATAAAGTAAGAGTCCAAAAAAAAATTAAGGGGACATCAGGTAAAGTTAAAACTCCGATCGCAACTGTGAAAATGGGAATTAAAGAGGCTATAATCAGGGAAAACAATGCACTTTGAAAACCAAATAACTTTTTTCCTGTTACATATAACAAATAAAAACTAACTGTAGAAATAATTAAAGTACCAATTCTAATGGTAAACTGATTGACTTCTCCTGTTAGCCACACTCCTATACCTGTGGTTAAAGCTACCAAAATCGGATGATCAAAATAACTCCAATCTAAATTTTTACTATAAAGAAAATAGTATGCTTCATCATATCCCGGAAATAAAAATAAAGCGATAATGATTCTGATAATTAATCCTAGTACCAGAATAAAAACAACTGGATAAGATGAAAAAAGTAGTTTTGTTAATTTGATCATTGATTCTAGTTATGAATCTCTAACTAAATAAAGTTAATATATAGGGTGAAAAATTCTTGGGTTATCAATTTATTATTTTAGGTTGAATGCGTCCTTTTAAATTCTCTATTTTAGATTCTTATTTATTTCAGGAGTTAATTCCTCCTTTTATTTTTAGTGTTGCTATTTTTTCCACATTAGGAGTTGCGATCGCAACTTTATCTGATTTAAGCTATAAAATAGTCAATGCAAACTTACCCTTTATTTATGCGTTACAAATTTTCTTTTTAAAGATACCTGAATATGTGGCTTACGCGCTACCCATTTCTGTATTGTTAACCACATTAATGACTTATAGTCGTCTGAGTAAAGATAGCGAATTAATTGCTTTTTATAACTGCGGTTTAAGTCTTTATAGATTGATAACACCAGCTTTAATTTTAAGTTTAATAGTGACAGGATTAACCTTTATTTTTAATGAATTAATTGTACCCAATGCTAATTATAAAGCAACAACAATTTTAGTAGAACAAATCAACGAACAAAGAAAATTTTTATTAAGACAAGATATTTTTTATCCAGAATATGTAAATGTAAAAGAAAAAAATGGGAAGAGTAATAAATACTTAAAAACTTTATTTTATGCCCAAGAATTTGATGGAGAAAATATGCAGTCTTTGACCATATTAGACACAGAAAAAAAAGGACTAAATAAAGTAATTATTTCTGAAAAAGGAACATGGAATAATCAGGATAAAGTGTGGGATTTGTTTAATGGATTTATCTATGACATCACCAAAAATCAGATAAAAGCTGAGGGTAAATTCTTTGAAAAAACTCAAATTTCTTTACCAAAAACCCCCCTAGAATTAGCGTCCAAAAGTAGAGATCCCTACGAAATGAATATCATTCAATCATTAGAATATATTAAACTATTAAGACTATTAGGAGATGATAAAACAGTATTAATGTTCCAAGTTCGCACTGCCCAAAAAATATCTTTTCCTTTTGTTTGTGTAATTTTTGGTTTAGTGGGTTCATCTTTAGGAAGTCGCCCGAATAATGCTAGTAAAGCAACCAGTTTTGGCTTATGTGTCGGGATAGTTTTCTTTTATTATTTAGGTAGTTTTATGATTAGTAGTTTGGGATTAATTGGGATTATTTCTCCTTTGATGGCGGCATGGATTCCCAATTTTATCGGCTTATTAATAGGAGGTTTTTTATTAGCAAAAGAAAATGGTTAAGGAATTAAGAATCGGTAAATATCATTAAAGAATATTTAACCTGAGTTTGATATAAAATTTTCGATTTTATCTTTTACTATTGAACAATTCCCTGTTGCCTGTTGCCCATCAGCTTATCTAACCAATACCTGAGTTCGGAGTTCGGGGTTCGGAGAGTTCGCTGCTCTCATGCACTCCCTTCGGTCGTGAACGGAGTTAAAAGTAATAATTATTGACAAAAAAGCTGAATAAATTGATTTTAAATGAGTTTTTCCTAAATTTAATAATTTTTTATTCCAAAATTGGCTCGATGATAACTCTCAACGCTTTATTTTTCGATACTTTTTTCATCGAACTCAGGTAACCAATAATTGACATAATGAGAAGTAAGAGAGCGAAGAGAGCCACAATTAATTAAAACCTGAAACCTCCCTAATCGACTCTTAATCTTCAATTCTCAATTTAATTTTTATGGATTAAGCGATTAAACTTTCTGCGTAAAGATGATGTTGATTTATCTCAATCTCTGTTGAATTGTGCAATTCTATTACTTTGCTTGAGGGTAAATGAATCTTCTCAACATGAGGGGTAAAACCTAACCACTGCTTGGATGTCATGGCAAAATCATCACTGTTACCACTAACACAAAA is a window from the Cyanobacterium sp. Dongsha4 genome containing:
- a CDS encoding transporter substrate-binding domain-containing protein — protein: MIFKNKFLLINTLILLISSIFPNHCLSQETTNNNINQPINSETNLKVITNHFPPLVIIDKQKYTGFSMELWDAIASELNINYTIKEKNNVQELIDGVIAGEADVAIAGISMTSEREKIIDFSHPIFESGLKILVSGKQASPFVVFLRSFFSPILWNTIGFLIIVTIICAHLMWFLERKKNPEMFPQKYLKGIWESFWWSIVTLVTVGYGDKTPITFGGRLLATLWMFTGILLISYFTASVSSDLTLHRIQANIHTYHDLRDKKVGTLANTTSANFLQMIGAQVITYDDIHKAYSALKNQEIRAIVYDAPVLMYYAKQDTKYNLQVVGNVFDPQDYAIVLKLNSIYRQPINEAILTLKENGTYNEIYQKWFGN
- a CDS encoding LptF/LptG family permease, whose protein sequence is MRPFKFSILDSYLFQELIPPFIFSVAIFSTLGVAIATLSDLSYKIVNANLPFIYALQIFFLKIPEYVAYALPISVLLTTLMTYSRLSKDSELIAFYNCGLSLYRLITPALILSLIVTGLTFIFNELIVPNANYKATTILVEQINEQRKFLLRQDIFYPEYVNVKEKNGKSNKYLKTLFYAQEFDGENMQSLTILDTEKKGLNKVIISEKGTWNNQDKVWDLFNGFIYDITKNQIKAEGKFFEKTQISLPKTPLELASKSRDPYEMNIIQSLEYIKLLRLLGDDKTVLMFQVRTAQKISFPFVCVIFGLVGSSLGSRPNNASKATSFGLCVGIVFFYYLGSFMISSLGLIGIISPLMAAWIPNFIGLLIGGFLLAKENG
- a CDS encoding ArnT family glycosyltransferase, with product MIKLTKLLFSSYPVVFILVLGLIIRIIIALFLFPGYDEAYYFLYSKNLDWSYFDHPILVALTTGIGVWLTGEVNQFTIRIGTLIISTVSFYLLYVTGKKLFGFQSALFSLIIASLIPIFTVAIGVLTLPDVPLIFFWTLTLYYASEEFFFHSPQEKYQPSFRLVIICICIGLACLSKYHGFILGLGLIGFCLFNSPYRRVFTSGWLLLGIICFILTLFPLIYWNWQHDWASFAFQLSGRFQSENPTPFSINLLNILVTALATIGYLFPSFGFPLWWVSGKSSYQELIKPCHYPYRLILWVSLPLTVGFTVLGAVTQILPTWSMPGFWGLTLILGDYTSKWYKYRRKFIYRWFYLSFLFTVTIFIIGLLHFQIGLLQKPNQNTFFNGIISPQNDPSTELIDIVQLRKLLADSPQFNQALKEANFIFTNQYYLGGYIGMAIAPLTNTPVTCFSNDSRGFDYWHPTKKELIGKNGIYITSERFAENQENGTKYSQFFNQWNKITQISLKRSGEITETFNIYLGKNFISFP